NNNNNNNNNNNNNNNNNNNNNNNNNNNNNNNNNNNNNNNNNNNNNNNNNNNNNNNNNNNNNNNNNNNNNNNNNNNNNNNNNNNNNNNNNNNNNNNNNNNNNNNNNNNNNNNNNNNNNNNNNNNNNNNNNNNNNNNNNNNNNNNNNNNNNNNNNNNNNNNNNNNNNNNNNNNNNNNNNNNNNNNNNNNNNNNNNNNNNNNNNNNNNNNNNNNNNNNNNNNNNNNNNNNNNNNNNNNNNNNNNNNNNNNNNNNNNNNNNNNNNNNNNNNNNNNNNNNNNNNNNNNNNNNNNNNNNNNNNNNNNNNNNNNNNNNNNNNNNNNNNNNNNNNNNNNNNNNNNNNNNNNNNNNNNNNNNNNNNNNNNNNNNNNNNNNNNNNNNNNNNNNNNNNNNNNNNNNNNNNNNNNNNNNNNNNNNNNNCatggaagcaatggaagaagaacgacaaatacaagttccaaaaaatgtttcttttgaaatgatacaaaagttacgaaaagattttaaaaaaagtttcaattgttagtacaataattaatattcaatacctagattatgtactctttgtctctttctaatatttgtattgtacaatttatttatttgaataaatatacggctattcgccttgattttcttttaaaatagtctcttatatttaatccaagtcattttagaaatttaattttcaactattttaatattagtttaaactttaatataaaattgaattttaagatttaaactttaaactttaagtcaattttaaactttaaattcaatataaactttaaaatttaaagtcaattttaaactttaaagtttaaagtttaaacttaaattcaattgaaaatttaaagtaactttaaagtttaaagttttaaattgaagttttttaataatataattttattaattaataatataatattatataataattaaagttaataaaaaaaataaaattaccggTACACAAAGATCCGGTAAGAaccggttccggtccggtccAAACCGGTTCCTATCCGGTAACTAAGGGACCGGACGGAACCTTTGGAAATTTCCGGTAAGACCCGGTTCCGGTAACGAAATCCGGTAACGAGGACTAGTTTCGGTATCGGTTCCGATAAAACCGGTCCTGTTGATCCGGTCCTGTCCGTTTGCCAGCCTTACCCCCAACCCCAAAAATTCAAACGTTATTTTTGCATAAAGCCGAAATCGCTAGTAATTATGTCAATGGACTTGTTCACAAGCCTTATAATTAAGGGTGTACAAGTCAAACCGTAAAGTCAAATCGAACCGACGaatcaaatcaaaccgaaaaaaaaaacgatttgtggtttggtttggttggtgtggcagttgaaaaaaaaacccgaccactcttagtttggtttggtattaaaagaaaaaagggaaaaggatcaaaaatacccttaacgTATTGGAAATTGctcaaaaatatccttcttcCACCTATTGGATCAAAAATGCCCAAGTTAAAATTACCCCTCCTTTTAACAGAAATTGATGTggcataaataattttttaaattaaatatgtggCATTATTTCTATTGGtccaaatttaattaaaaaaattatttatgccACATCAGTTTCTGTTATAAGGAGAGGTaatttaaacttaaattttaattaaatttggaCCAATAGAAATAATGccacatatttaatttaaaaaattatttatgccACATCAGTTTCTGTTAAAATGAGGGGtaattttaacttaaatttAACCTTAAGGGCATTTTTATCCAAATAGATGGATGGAAGGGCATTTTTAATCTAATAGGTGGAAGAAGAGTATTTTTGAGTCATTTCCAATACgttaaggacatttttgacccttttcccaagAAAAACagtcaaaccaaacccaaactaaaccgacataatatatatataaaattttattttattgtagataaaaaaaaattatttgtaatctactttgttaatatatttttagttagtttatagttttcaatgtttatatattttatttcaaatttgggcttgtaaaatttgtaaatattctattttgtattaagatccgaagttacaattatattattataatttttcaaattcgaagttaacaatttactttgtgaatattttgttttgtattcagtttgcCTGTAGcatttaatcttattaatttaacataatgaatgttgatatttcaaaaaaaatattctgtATTCGTGTgaattttacaaattttcaagaatttctattcatttaacattttttaagtttagcttatcacacagataaatgaaaacatatttgatctctttttcaaatactgtatagttgtaaaaaactaaaaaaaccgaaaaaactGACTTTAtgtgatttaatttgatttttaaatttaataaaccgacataattgatttaggtttttttttaatgaaaaaccaaaccaaaccaaacagACCCCCTACTTATAATATACAAACCATTTAGCTATATGCCTATGGATTTGTTCTTAAGCCATGTACAGACCACCATCTGTCACACTATGAAGATGATCAAATCCAAATCGTCCGCTTCAATTGAGAAGAGACGATAtaggagaaaataaatttgGTCCGAAAAACATATCAATCAATCGTTCATGGGAGGGGTTTGATTTTCCTGTAGGTAATTATAATAGTTCACACACATTCCATGAGGAGAAGATGATCAATTTACCTTAACATAAATCCTGATGAAGTTCATTTCTGAAACCAATTATACATCTACAACAAAAACTAGTTCGGATTACTAGACATACCTCAACAGGAAAATGACATGCTCGAGGTTGACAAACAAGTTAAACAACAAATGGATGTGAGAATCAAATAAGAAGGGACGGACTCCTATGCAGGCAACGTTATGTTGATGTCAGCTGTCTTACTTCTTGACTCAGTTGCCAACGATGATGACCAGTTAATCGAGGAAGCGGGCATAGTAGGTTTTGCTGAAGACTGATTATATGATGGTTCTTCAATATCTGGACTAGATAGAGGAACAACAGCAGCTGTTATAGCCTCCAATTTGTTTTTCTTCGTCTTTTGTTCATGTTGATTTCCAGCAAGGAAGCTCCCCACAACAATCTGATtcacaacaaaagaaaaaacaaatgttAATTTGGCCAGAGAATTGTCGTCAAAGTATTTCGTATTTGTTCCGAAAAAAGGTCCAAATCTACCCCTCTACCATATGGAATATCTTAATGTTATACTATGGAACCATTGTGTGATTACACGGAATATGTTGTTTGTTCGTATACTTTGTTTGTTGTTGTCCGTATACTTTGGAACCAATCATACCATGTAGGTAGCAACTTGTCTTGAATTTGCCCGGAGCTCAAGTGTGAAATCGGTGGGTTCCACGAGTCAACATATTTCGGGAAAAAGGTTAAGATTCATCCCTTAACTTTGTCACGAATTTTACCGCTTCATATTTGTCAAAAGAGGTTAATTTTTGCCCACCGACTGTGGAAAAGAACCTCAACCATACgaaatatcttaatttttctatttgataTACTTTAAGATCATTCATATCTTTACTATTAGCAAATTGTCTCGTATTCTCCTACCTCAGGTATAACGGAGgataattttaaatcattatggatgaatttactGAAGTATTTTGACACATGGAATCCAATTTACTGAAGTATTTTGACACGTGGAATCCGCCAAGTCCATACTGGAGACCCGTCAAGTCAAGGGCAAATATGATACGATTTGCTAACAACAAATATATGAATGACCACAGAATATAACGGAGGATAAGTCGAACAACAGGGTAAAATTGAACCTTTTTTTCTGTTTTGAAAACAACTATTCCATAATTTCGGGTGGATAACTTAGGAAAGAGAGTAGATGACATGCTATGACGGGTCAAACTACACTAAACGTGTGAAATCAGAGGatataagtaaaaaattatCGCCAAAATATGCACAATGTTTCCTTCAAACAACCATAGAAGAAACAATACCTGGACAGGACCGGCAGCAACTAGTAGACCCGCAACTCCACCTCCAACAACACGTCCATCAGGGCTTGCTAGAGAAACGCTCATTCCTCCGGATCTGTTTCTCATTCCTCCTGTCTCGGATGGCATAAATGATCCAGTCAATGACAGTATCTCAAACCTCCCCTGCAGGAACAACGGAAGGAGGAAGGTTATGCACAAATGTCAACCAGATAAATATGCGCAAAGACAATGCCTTTCATCAATTTCCATATAGGAAGGAAGGTGCAATCCCGGTATTACAATTCTTGCATTATAAAACCCTGCATAATTTTGTTTCTGAACTAAACGACCCCTTAAAGTAAAGTAGATAAAGGCTTCTACATAACCATAGTCAATAGATGAAGTTCCCACTTGATAGACTTGTACACTTACTATTGTCTATATAGACTTAACCCCATAACAAGACAAGGATAGTAAATTTTACAATATCTGGAATTTAATGATTTAGTCTAATTTGACTTGGGACTACTTGAAGATACATGTTGAATTTCCAACAAACGCGAAGAGAATTGTTGAAGATCTTTCACGTTTAAACCTCCGAAGAAGAGGTAAAGATGCCACTGAACAGTATGAATGATAAGATTAACCATAATATGAAAGAATAACTAGCTGCAGCACCTCATACGTCAATGTGCCACCAGAAGAGTCTGGTTGACGCAGTGTAACACTTGAAATTACACCGTTTGCTGAAAGAATGCATATTGCTCGAGGCCCTTGTTGAGAGAATGATATAATCTTCATGGTGACATCCtaaaaagaaaaccaaaataACGATAATGAAGTTCAATATATAATAGTCCTAAAACATGCATGTATACGGTTGCCACTTGCCATGAGAAATTAATCCgagaaaaatgactaattaattattgagaATTCGAGATATACTAGCAAGTGAAACAGTTGACGATGAATTGCACATCATATTTGAGTACTgtatgaaaaaaagaaattcatgcAGTACGTATACTGAATGAGATAAAGGGCTATATGTGTGATTAGCAAGACACGTTACGCGAAGCACCAAACTAACAAAGTTCCAATGAAAATCACATACTTAGGCTAACAAATTTACCTCTCCAGTATTAACGGTGATAATATGGGGCGTAAAATTAGCACCA
This genomic stretch from Solanum stenotomum isolate F172 chromosome 10, ASM1918654v1, whole genome shotgun sequence harbors:
- the LOC125841475 gene encoding AT-hook motif nuclear-localized protein 1-like, with product MSMSGVTVVGSDAPSDYHVAPRNTENPSQVSGSAPQIMTIAPTPVTGAGAGSVALALVKKKRGRPRKYGPDGVAVPSTAAALSPKPISSAAPVSSPVIDFSSEKRGKIRPVGLVSKPHMPKLEVENSGEWVSCSVGANFTPHIITVNTGEDVTMKIISFSQQGPRAICILSANGVISSVTLRQPDSSGGTLTYEGRFEILSLTGSFMPSETGGMRNRSGGMSVSLASPDGRVVGGGVAGLLVAAGPVQIVVGSFLAGNQHEQKTKKNKLEAITAAVVPLSSPDIEEPSYNQSSAKPTMPASSINWSSSLATESRSKTADINITLPA